In Zea mays cultivar B73 chromosome 7, Zm-B73-REFERENCE-NAM-5.0, whole genome shotgun sequence, the following proteins share a genomic window:
- the LOC103632790 gene encoding LOW QUALITY PROTEIN: glutamate receptor 2.8 (The sequence of the model RefSeq protein was modified relative to this genomic sequence to represent the inferred CDS: deleted 2 bases in 1 codon), with protein sequence MELAARTTSFVVFFILSFAQRAPTSEAATLNVGVILNLQSLVGKMARTSILMAMEDFYAVHRNYTTKLVLHIRDSSADSVQAASEAVDLLKNYNVRAIIGPQKSSEATFVANLGNKSQVPVISFTATSPTLTSGSMPYFLRATPSDTAQVNCIAALIKGYGWREVVPIYEDTDYGRGIIPYLVDSLQEFGASVPYRSVISVSASSDQVEQELYKLMTMQTRVYVVHMLSSIASTLFMKANELGMMSEMYAWVLTDGIANIIDSLNPSILDSMNGALGVKFYVPKSKELDDFTPRWTKRFKQDYPNDPSAQLGIFGLWGYDTIWALAQAAEKVNMVDDMFQKQQDKKPSTCFGTLGISTVGPKLIDAILHNTFRGLSGDFDLKKRQLQPSTFQIINIVGRSSQQIGFWTAKHGIIRTLDQNGSKTTNANSMPELNPVIWPGKVYVVPKGWQLPTNGNKLRVGVTSSGYPEFMKAERDPITNATIATGYAIDVFEEVLKGLPYAIPYEYVAFDFEGASYNDFVYQVHLGVYDVAIGDITIRYNRTSYVDFTLPYTESGVAMIVQVKDDTNKNTWVFLKPLTTDLWLGSIAFFIYTGIVIWLLERRINNAELTGSFFRQLGIAIYFSFFADRERIDSILSRLVVIVWVFVLLVITSSYTANLSSILTVQQLQPTVTDVHELIREGEYVGYHNGSYVGNLLEVLGFDRTKIRAYKTSEFCYALSKGGKNGGVAAVIHEVPYIKLFLAKHCKGYTMVGPIYKSEGFGFAFPKRSPMINDFSRRILSITEGDVIIQIENKWIGDQHVCQTDGAIASPSSLNFRSFSGLFLVTGVASTSALFIALMMFLYKNKHKIRDSISRVQTRGGYGSAHANRQNQEREVDSNQAQSMHVTVPNDLEDDTCQQEIEVSIEITSPVLDSHRGQALHSVAQ encoded by the exons ATGGAGTTAGCAGCTAGAACCACCTCCTTTGTGGTGTTCTTTATCCTCAGTTTTGCTCAAAGAGCTCCCACAAGTGAAGCAGCAACACTCAATGTTGGAGTGATCCTCAACTTGCAGTCATTGGTGGGTAAGATGGCACGAACCAGTATTTTGATGGCCATGGAAGATTTCTATGCAGTTCACAGGAACTATACGACAAAGCTGGTCCTTCACATCAGAGATTCCAGTGCAGACAGTGTCCAAGCTGCATCAGAAG CTGTTGACCTGCTGAAGAATTACAATGTCAGAGCCATAATTGGACCACAAAAATCTTCAGAGGCTACTTTTGTGGCTAATCTTGGGAACAAGAGTCAAGTACCAGTTATCTCCTTCACTGCAACTAGTCCCACACTTACATCTGGCTCCATGCCTTACTTTTTGCGTGCAACACCAAGTGATACAGCTCAAGTGAACTGTATTGCTGCTCTAATTAAGGGATACGGATGGAGAGAAGTGGTACCGATCTATGAAGACACAGACTATGGTAGGGGTATCATACCATACTTAGTTGATTCCCTCCAAGAATTTGGAGCTTCTGTACCTTATCGTAGTGTGATCTCTGTATCAGCAAGCAGTGACCAAGTTGAGCAAGAACTCTACAAGCTAATGACAATGCAAACAAGGGTCTACGTTGTGCACATGTTATCCTCAATTGCCTCTACTCTCTTCATGAAGGCCAATGAGTTGGGAATGATGAGTGAAATGTATGCATGGGTTTTAACAGATGGGATTGCGAATATCATTGACTCACTCAACCCTTCAATTCTTGATTCAATGAACGGTGCACTGGGTGTCAAATTCTATGTGCCTAAATCAAAGGAACTTGATGACTTCACTCCAAGATGGACTAAGAGATTCAAACAGGACTACCCAAATGATCCGTCAGCTCAGTTAGGCATCTTTGGACTCTGGGGTTATGATACTATTTGGGCATTGGCACAAGCAGCAGAAAAGGTTAACATGGTCGATGACATGTTTCAGAAGCAGCAGGACAAGAAGCCATCAACATGTTTCGGAACTCTCGGTATCTCTACTGTTGGTCCAAAACTCATAGATGCAATCTTACATAATACGTTCAGAGGCCTAAGTGGAGACTTTGACCTTAAAAAGAGGCAGCTACAACCTTCCACATTCCAGATAATTAACATTGTTGGAAGAAGTTCACAACAGATAGGCTTTTGGACAGCAAAGCATGgaatcatcagaacactggatcaaAATGGATCAAAAACAACAAATGCAAACTCTATGCCTGAACTTAATCCAGTGATTTGGCCAGGAAAAGTATATGTTGTGCCAAAAGGATGGCAGCTTCCTACTAATGGAAATAAGCTCCGAGTAGGTGTAACGTCTAGTGGATATCCTGAATTTATGAAGGCAGAAAGGGATCCTATCACCAACGCGACAATTGCTACCGGATATGCCATTGATGTATTTGAAGAGGTGCTGAAGGGACTACCATATGCAATACCTTATGAATATGTAGCGTTTGATTTTGAAGGGGCGAGCTATAATGATTTTGTCTACCAAGTTCATCTTGGA GTATATGATGTGGCAATCGGAGATATAACCATCAGGTACAATAGAACTTCCTATGTTGACTTTACCCTACCTTACACCGAGTCTGGAGTAGCAATGATTGTGCAAGTGAAGGATGACACCAATAAGAACACATGGGTTTTCTTAAAGCCATTAACTACTGATTTGTGGCTTGGAAGCATCGCATTTTTCATTTACACAGGGATTGTCATCTGGTTATTGGAGCGACGAATCAATAATGCTGAACTGACTGGTTCATTTTTTCGCCAGCTTGGGATAGCAATATATTTCTCCTTTTTTGCAGATA GGGAGAGGATAGACAGTATTTTATCTAGATTGGTTGTCATTGTATGGGTCTTTGTACTTCTTGTGATTACGTCAAGTTATACGGCCAATCTATCATCAATTCTCACTGTACAACAGCTTCAACCCACAGTAACTGATGTTCATGAACTCATTAGAGAAGGTGAATATGTAGGGTATCATAATGGTTCTTATGTGGGGAATCTATTAGAAGTACTTGGCTTTGACAGAACAAAGATCAGGGCATACAAAACTTCAGAA TTTTGCTATGCACTCTCTAAAGGGGGCAAAAATGGTGGTGTTGCTGCTGTCATACATGAAGTTCCCTACATCAAGCTATTTCTTGCAAAGCATTGCAAAGGTTACACAATGGTTGGACCAATTTACAAATCCGAAGGCTTTGGCTTT GCATTCCCCAAGAGATCCCCTATGATCAATGACTTCTCCAGGAGAATCCTCAGCATAACAGAAGGAGATGTCATCATTCAGATAGAAAATAAATGGATTGGGGATCAACATGTCTGTCAAACTGATGGTGCCATCGCCAGCCCCAGCAGTCTAAACTTCAGAAGCTTTTCTGGACTCTTTCTGGTCACAGGTGTTGCTTCAACTTCTGCCCTTTTTATAGCCCTCATGatgttcctctacaagaataagcACAAGATAAGGGACAGTATAAGTCGAGTCCAGACTCGTGGAGGATATGGATCTGCGCATGCAAACAGACAGAATCAAGAAAGAGAAGTAGATTCCAACCAGGCCCAGAGCATGCACGTGACAGTGCCAAATGATCTAGAAGACGATACATGCCAACAAGAGATAGAAGTATCCATAGAAATCACTAGTCCTGTTCTGGATTCCCATCGAGGCCAGGCTTTGCACAGTGTTGCGCAATGA